A segment of the Candidatus Neomarinimicrobiota bacterium genome:
AATTCAACGGTATCACCAGCTTCACTTAGTTGCATGGAAATGGTCAATTGTTTCTTGCTGAATCCAGGTTGTTGACTGAATTGCAACTGGGAAATATCTGAATCAATCGGTTGATGAGTAGTTGTATCGATCTGCCAAACCAGCTGAGCAGACTCAACTGAAAGGTGATCAACCGTACTATCCGGACGGACAGCCCGTAAAATGCTTCCTGAGCTGGATGTAGTTCCGGAACTCTCATCAGCGGCGTTGGCATAAATCCTCATAGAATCAGCGATCTGTAAAG
Coding sequences within it:
- a CDS encoding prepilin-type N-terminal cleavage/methylation domain-containing protein; this encodes MGYNGSRGATLPELMVTLVIASIVAIGFSSVLMYSRNMYNDTQVRSQLSRDAFIVDRYVRQKLTLQIADSMRIYANAADESSGTTSSSGSILRAVRPDSTVDHLSVESAQLVWQIDTTTHQPIDSDISQLQFSQQPGFSKKQLTISMQLSEAGDTVELDWLVSIRN